CGGCGAACTTTGTCTCGACGCTGACGCAAAGCTTGCCCGACGCGTGGGCAAATTGATGGGGGGAGTGCGCGGTCGACTGTGCGGCTGCTTGCGGCGGTCGCCGGCCGCCGGCCGCCGGTTACCGACGGCCGGCGTCGCGAAGGTCCGGCCGGCTCCAGGCTACAATGCCCCGCAGATCAAGAACGGACGAGTTATGAACACCCGCGTTTTCACCGTTGTATCGTCTGCTGCGGCGCTTGCGCTGTTCGCCGGTTGCACCGTCTACAAGAACACTGCGGCCTGCGAAGACACGATGCGCAGCGCGGCCGCCGATCGGGCGGCCTCGGAAACGCTGAAGATCAGCCATGCAGGCGCCGGTATTCACGGCAGCCGGGTGGTGGTCGAAGGTGCGTTCGAAAGCATGGTGCCGGCCTCGTCGGTCGCGGCGATCACGGCGGCGTGGGCAAGGCCGCCTGCGTCGGACGCAGCGGAGGCTTCCGGGCCCTCCGCTGCGTGGCAGCCTTCGGCTGTGGCAACGCGTCCGGGTGCTTCTGCGACGGCATCGGCGCAGAGGTCGACCGCCGGGGCCGCGCCGCGGACATCGGCCGATGTGCAACCGTCCACATCGACGCCCACGTCGGCCGGCATGGCCGGCGTTCTTGCGCCGACGTTCGCGTCCTCGCAGGAGCAGACAGCGGCGGCCAGTCAGAAGCCGACCTCGCGTGCGTCGAAGAAACCGGTCAAGCTCGCCATTCCCGCAGCGATCGAATGCAGATTCGATGGCCAGAATCTCACGTCGTTCAAATGGCTCTCGCCGGGTAGACTCGTCAGTCATACCGATGGCGACAAGGCCCAGTCGGACTGAGTACCGGGCCGCACGGGACGCGCTCCTTTACCCTTACCCGCCTCAATCGTTTCGCGGCAGACGCCAACGCACTTGCAGCTCCATTCATCGTCAGCCGTTGCTATCGCATTGCAACATGCGTATTGGCATGATTTGCGTGCGCGCGTGCGGTCCAGTGCTACGATTTCCAGTGTCGCAAAGCGGGGGGTCATTATGGACGGCTATATCAGGCACCAGATCGAAGGCGCATCGGTCGACATCGATGTTGTACCCGTCGCGCCGCATGGCTTCTGCGCACGCTTCCGGATTTTCCGCGATGCGTCCGACGAGCCCGAATGGCATCAGGTGCATGTGTCGGGCTCGGTGTTCAATACAGCCGCAGCGGCTGAAGAGGCGGCGCGGTCGATGGCGCTCGAGAAGGTGCTGGCGCGTGGCAATGGGTAGCGTAGCGCTGTGTGCCATGCCGCTAAGCCGTTAAGCCGTTAAGCCACGCGACGTTGGCGCTGCTTTTGCCCCGCTAGCGCCGGCTCGCAACGTTTCCATCCGCTGCGCTTCCACCAGTCGCAACACGCGCTCGCCGAATAGCGACGCATCGCCTTCGTAATACCGTTCGACCGCTTTCGTTTCGATCAAGCGTGCGCGCAGCGCTTCGCGCTCGCCATGTCCGTCGATCATCCTGACGGCGGCGTTCACGTAGTCGTCGACGCACGCGGCGACGGTCCACGCCGGCATGTCCGCACGTGCGAAGAGTGCGCCGTCGATGCGCTCGAACACTTCTGTTCCCGTGACGCAGACGCCTGGCACGCCGAGCGTGAACGCGTCGACGATGCCGTTCGTGTTGCCGAACGGGAACGGGCTCAGAAACATATCCGCGCGATGAATGCGCGCAAGATAATCGGCGTACGCGTGAAAGCCGTGCACGATCGCGCCCGGCAGTGCGAGCGCGATGATCCGGCGCATATGTTCGAGCAGCAGACCGTGCCGCGCGCCCGTCATCAGATGAAACTGCACCGGCGTTTGCGCACGCTGTTGAATCCGACGGCATGCTTCGAAGAAGCGCGGATTGAGCTTCATCTGGCTCGCCGTGACAACGATATCGAGCGTGTCGCGCCGCGCGGGCACGGCGGGCGCGACCGGCGGCAGCGCACTCGATGCAACATACGGCTGAGCGTTGCGCGGCAACGTCAGCAGTGTTTCGCTGAAGCAGTGCGGGTCGCCAACAAAGTCCTCCTCCACGCTCACATAGTCGATGCGCGCCGAGTGCGTCGTTGCCGGGTGGCCGAGCGCCGCGATCTGCAGCGGCGCCACGCGTAGATTCGACATGAAAACGGTCAACACGAACATGCCGACGCTCGGCATATAGAGCACGTCGGCCTGTTCCGCTTGCGCGAAATCGCGCACCGTCTTCAGGCATTCGCCGATGTAGTCCGGCTCCCTCAGCTCGATAAAGCGATCGAAGAGCGCGCGGCCGGTTTCGTCGACCGCGTAGCCGAAGCCGAATCCGACGACTTCGAAATACGCGCGTGCGGCAGCGAGCGTGCGCGAATGGGTCCGGTAAATCGAATGCGCGCTGCCGAACCACTCGAGCACGACGATCATGAGCGGCTTTTTTCGCTGCTTGCGTCGAGCGGCGCGGGTGGCGTCCGGTTCGG
The nucleotide sequence above comes from Paraburkholderia sp. SOS3. Encoded proteins:
- a CDS encoding glycosyl transferase family 1, giving the protein MRTTFLLDDFEQCVYTHDHDKATEQLIALLALLQQKRGELDDDFRASGLADLPEALQQQRFCARAATAITVLFADASFRPPAPVIEALMSTHARIGSLFAATPPGNADHLARSLYRAWQGSPAAHMSSAARSSLEKLCLLYSSESDLTLELDDVWSRHPIAAASLALALLAAEFQGSASAHGKREALLEWLPGKLAQIGDLDALPTGVLHNAYMYCSYADTPRRHAIKAEINVLVRRKLDELGLADLEFPGVLPEPDATRAARRKQRKKPLMIVVLEWFGSAHSIYRTHSRTLAAARAYFEVVGFGFGYAVDETGRALFDRFIELREPDYIGECLKTVRDFAQAEQADVLYMPSVGMFVLTVFMSNLRVAPLQIAALGHPATTHSARIDYVSVEEDFVGDPHCFSETLLTLPRNAQPYVASSALPPVAPAVPARRDTLDIVVTASQMKLNPRFFEACRRIQQRAQTPVQFHLMTGARHGLLLEHMRRIIALALPGAIVHGFHAYADYLARIHRADMFLSPFPFGNTNGIVDAFTLGVPGVCVTGTEVFERIDGALFARADMPAWTVAACVDDYVNAAVRMIDGHGEREALRARLIETKAVERYYEGDASLFGERVLRLVEAQRMETLRAGASGAKAAPTSRGLTA